A window from Drosophila kikkawai strain 14028-0561.14 chromosome 2L, DkikHiC1v2, whole genome shotgun sequence encodes these proteins:
- the Gr28a gene encoding putative gustatory receptor 28a → MALKLWERISQADNVFQALRPLTYISLLGLAPFRLNLNPRKEVQTSTYSFIAGIVHFLFFVLCFGISVREGDSIIGYFFQTNITRLGDGTLRLTGILAMSTIFGFAMFKRQRLVSIIQNNIVVDEIFVRLGMKLDYRRILLSSFLISLGMLLFNVIYLCVSYGLLVSATISPSFVTFTTFALPHINISLMVFKFLCTTDLARSRFSMLNEILQDILDAHIEQYSALELSPMHSVVNHRRYSHRLRNLISTPMKRYSVTSIIRLNPEYAIKQVSNIHNLLCDICQTIEEYFTYPLLGIIAISFLFILFDDFYILEAILNPKRLDVFETDEFFAFFLMQLIWYIVIIVLIVEASSRTIVHSNHTAAIVHKILNITDDPELRDRLFRLSLQLSHRKVLFTAAGLFRLDRTLIFTITGAATCYLIILIQFRFTHHLEETAANSTNHSHPIHVGE, encoded by the exons ATGGCTTTAAAATTGTGGGAGCGCATTTCCCAGGCGGATAATGTTTTTCAGGCTCTTCGTCCCTTGACTTACATATCCCTTTTGGGTCTGGCTCCGTTTCGTTTAAACTTGAATCCCCGCAAGGAAGTGCAGACTTCGACATATTCCTTTATCGCCGGCATAGTGCACTTCCTGTTCTTTGTCCTGTGTTTTGGCATATCCGTTAGGGAAGGTGACTCCATAATAGGATACTTCTTTCAAACGAATATCACGCGTTTGGGCGATGGAACCCTTCGCCTGACTGGCATTTTGGCCATGTCCACCATCTTTGGTTTTGCCATGTTCAAAAGACAACGCTTGGTGAGCATCATCCAGAATAATATCGTGGTGGATGAGATATTCGTGAGGCTGGGCATGAAGCTGGACTACCGGAGGATCCTTTTGTCCAGCTTTTTGATCTCTCTGGGAATGCTCCTGTTCAATGTCATCTATCTGTGCGTTAGCTATGGCCTGCTGGTCAGTGCCACCATCTCGCCCTCGTTTGTGACCTTTACAACCTTTGCCCTGCCGCACATCAACATCAGTTTGATGGTCTTCAAGTTTCTCTGCACAACGGACTTGGCAAGGAGTCGGTTCAGCATGTTAAATGAA ATCCTCCAGGACATTTTGGATGCCCACATTGAGCAGTATAGTGCCTTGGAACTCTCTCCCATGCATTCGGTGGTCAATCACAGGCGTTACTCGCATCGCCTCCGAAATTTGATTAGCACTCCAATGAAGCGGTACAGTGTCACCTCGATAATACGTCTTAATCCGGAATATGCCATCAAGCAGGTCTCCAACATACACAATCTTCTCTGCGACATCTGCCAAACCATCGAGGAGTATTTCACATATCCGCTGCTCGGCATCATCGCCATATCCTTTCTGTTCATTCTCTTTGATGACTTTTACATCCTCGAAGCTATTTTGAATCCCAAAAGATTGGATGTCTTTGAAACAGACGAGTTTTTCGCCTTTTTTCTTATGCAACTGATATGGTATATAGTAATTATAGTACTGATTGTGGAGGCCAGCAGCCGCACAATTGTACATAGCAACCATACCGCAGCCATAGTTCACAAGATCCTGAATATCACCGATGATCCGGAGTTAAGAGATCGCCTTTTTCGACTCTCCTTGCAATTATCCCACCGGAAGGTTCTTTTTACAGCCGCTGGACTGTTTCGCTTGGATCGTACTTTGATTTTTACc ATTACTGGCGCTGCCACCTGCTACCTCATTATCCTCATTCAATTTCGATTCACACATCACCTGGAAGAGACCGCTGCCAACTCCACAAATCACTCGCATCCCATACATGTTGGGGAATAA